The following proteins are co-located in the Leishmania panamensis strain MHOM/PA/94/PSC-1 chromosome 26 sequence genome:
- a CDS encoding hypothetical protein (TriTrypDB/GeneDB-style sysID: LpmP.26.2140): MRSRRQTVSDAVSVLGMDPWKDDRVRDFVAINTIQRLRAYHLPASAPMPVVEEINTARALNLILLPRAVPDYRPCLGEQPPSRAQLRARRCAKERQERQELRRGQQEADGGDRQGGSLSESSSASASSSSSSDDGSSVGSDTVAEHGATMPMTNPSFHTDTITPNKQSGSRSPMASGSFIAATPSTRCAIDRARSIFFGALSFTSSTSPRRLVNSPHVPLTPSTPSTMALAGWSDMHVPRSPEEALLSTTASPLSSDTRVAQRLGGREVVAAATKDDSTTAVPPVLPALSATRSLGMELDAYTEANSTPLRPPPPMRHTGVFTEVQANKTAHTVTSAEFNVSKSGMSPNTFVVASHETSTPTADVLRESTPAKAAATASPSATEQLPAALQAIPAAVGPLLPKLVGAEGDGATPPPPRHGRSSSGGAADIMHACDACDAIIQYYQSMLTRGVVLDRYNHKDLAFVWWVLGRNMDVAALENCGPLRREALMITLRNFYYTLLSTEEAKAKAAAAEAEKSHIERGELERVGGAALSAAPGDQVSLPQSADATATGDDHGVAKDTEEHAMGASGKATAHSSSAAAACAAASVICRPSQTCTRDSYKTSASVAPATSRRRKNSSVGTGRGSDTTTLKRSRPDKPFVSSKSGNKELDGNPVEEDGGTGNDKTDEQELLPAMPTRGRSRASLLPKKAHKKGTTPESRRHTVAGGAPGISSSEREKGLAVTLGVEGDEETATAAAPEGSDNVLDRKADTLHMRIESGAASLVSLATMSRAGSVAQSSTGKSHRHHRCAAERNKIIEETWISTRTERRTAAIKVATKLELHGGAEAMTNRKPMEAGPSAAASRASRTATAKTSKEKTFATAAVKDVDDTAASVAPSAPSSGSATSKVQRRNSTALKRERSPSRESSTSESHGSHSSGGGGDVVPTTGEASGHTTEVPHPASYERARRGKNTTAARAKASAVRAEKASASSAAATTTSTKAGRGEEHRGRPRGSFKTPRISPPAIEDQGNCGLVSVARSSQRRRDGGAPSTTVLTGASSEMAVRDQRFDAVGIAVASPFPELFKDGEGATPFEFPVSEIPLRLTPHERAVRSRIQQRMGMPLPAPPPRRSTGPISRDSNIDAQWPTVYSSYTFLLSSFRTAASTQRSYGGRSHERRAITAPFLWYGQAISPVVASESTSTSSSGVDYRRPASGKTVAVAVTSTRQRGRKRRIEGGVDPSLRGNVLWHDQAALERLVNGRLAQVAELGQAAVSRVVGGGQSKYCAAWSVIAHMKQEQRSGSEEEEKNDDEAHAKREEAAAVPAVGSPVPLTGSSPVVAATTSFDRVLRTGKDEAATGEEPPLPEQHPNNSAQHVLSPQTSDFGDLPYAQQCLLVWSAAGLLERHAHQRQMAAARRERLLARCSRMATRRMAARVAAVMQSGITDGDGCGNAEDVATQLAGELGGSDVDSNSGASEEESNVSEEERAVAEKACSCLLGRPSKASRKAEVEEHPSHLGRTSNQSTTSRSSSAASSSTSSEERLCRSIRPLPRRVYDYWAAYRSASDSG; encoded by the coding sequence ATGCGTTCTCGTCGACAGACCGTCTCCGACGCGGTCAGTGTGCTCGGTATGGATCCGTGGAAGGATGATCGAGTACGCGATTTTGTTGCCATCAACACAATTCAGCGGCTGCGCGCGTACCACTTGCCAGCCAGCGCGCCAATGCCCGTAGTCGAGGAGATCAACACGGCACGTGCACTGAACCTCATACTTCTGCCGAGGGCTGTTCCTGACTACCGGCCTTGCCTCGGCGAGCAGCCCCCGTCGCGTGCACAGCTGCGCGCACGGCGGTGTGCGAAGGAAAGACAGGAGAGGCAAGAGCTTCGCCGAGggcagcaggaggcggaTGGTGGGGATAGGCAGGGCGGTAGTTTATCAgagtcctcctccgcttccgcGTCGTCCTCATCCAGTTCCGACGATGGGagcagcgtcggcagcgATACAGTCGCAGAGCACGGCGCCACCATGCCAATGACTAACCCGTCATTTCACACAGACACCATCACCCCCAACAAGCAATCAGGGTCCCGCTCTCCGATGGCTTCCGGTTCCTTCATCGCCGCGACTCCGTCCACGCGGTGCGCCATTGACCGTGCGCGTTCGATCTTCTTCGGCGCGTTGTCTTTTACCTCCTCGAcctcgccgcggcggctcgTGAACTCGCCTCATGTCCCGCTGACTCCGTCGACACCGTCCACGATGGCTCTTGCCGGCTGGTCAGACATGCATGTTCCCCGCTCTCCCGAAGAAGCGCTTCTCAGCACTACGGCCAGTCCTCTTTCGTCCGATACGAGGGTGGCCCAACGCCTGGGTGGAAGGGAAGTGGTTGCTGCAGCTACGAAAGACGACTCGACGACGGCTGTGCCGCCTGTGCTTCCTGCACTGTCGGCTACCAGGTCACTTGGCATGGAGCTGGACGCTTACACGGAGGCAAACAGCACACCACTGCGtccgccgccaccgatgAGGCACACCGGTGTTTTTACTGAAGTGCAGGCAAACAAAACAGCGCATACAGTCACCTCTGCGGAGTTTAACGTCAGCAAGTCGGGTATGTCGCCGAACACCTTCGTGGTTGCATCCCATGAAACATCTACGCCGACAGCTGATGTGCTGCGCGAGAGCACTCCTGCCAAAGCAGCTGCAACGGCCAGCCCTTCGGCCACAGAACAGCTTCCAGCTGCGCTACAGGCGATACCGGCTGCTGTTGGACCTCTTCTTCCCAAACTGGTGGGAGCAGAAGGGGACGGGGCCACACCTCCGCCCCCCAGACACggccgaagcagcagcggcggcgccgcggacATTATGCACGCATGCGACGCTTGCGACGCCATCATCCAGTATTATCAATCCATGTTGACGAGAGGTGTCGTGCTGGACCGCTACAACCATAAGGATCTCGCCTTTGTGTGGTGGGTGCTGGGGCGAAATATGGACGTCGCCGCCCTCGAAAATTGTGGCCCGCTGCGACGCGAGGCACTCATGATCACCCTGAGGAACTTCTACTACACGCTGCTATcgacggaggaggcaaaagcgaaggcagcagcggctgaggcggagaagagtcACATCGAGCGAGGGGAGCTAGAGAGAgtcggtggcgccgctcTATCAGCAGCTCCCGGCGACCAAGTGAGTTTGCCCCAATCGGCTGACGCGACAGCGACTGGGGATGATCATGGCGTGGCCAAGGACACGGAGGAGCACGCGATGGGTGCGAGCGGCAAGGCCACTGCACACAgtagcagcgccgcggctgcatgcgcagctgcatctGTGATTTGCAGGCCCTCTCAGACCTGCACTCGTGACTCTTACAAGACCAGCGCGAGTGTGGCACCTGCGACGTCACGTCGACGTAAGAACTCATCAGTAGGAactgggagagggagtgacACCACGACGTTGAAGCGGAGCCGGCCCGATAAGCCTTTCGTCTCGTCCAAGAGTGGTAACAAGGAACTCGACGGGAACCCTGTCGAAGAGGACGGCGGCACCGGGAACGACAAGACTGATGAGCAGGAGCTGTTGCCGGCGATGCCGACGCGAGGGCGGAGCAGAGCCTCACTGCTTCCGAAGAAGGCGCACAAGAAGGGCACCACACCAGAGTCAAGGCGTCACACAGTGGCTGGTGGGGCTCCTGGCATCAGTagcagcgaaagggaaaagggccTCGCTGTCACGCTGGGTGTAGAAGGTGACGAGgagacggcgacggctgccGCGCCAGAAGGCTCTGACAACGTTCTTGACAGGAAGGCTGATACGCTTCACATGCGGATcgagagcggcgccgcgtccCTCGTGAGTTTGGCGACCATGTCACGTGCAGGTAGCGtggcgcagagcagcactgGTAAGtcccaccgccatcaccgctgTGCTGCCGAGCGCAACAAGATCATCGAGGAGACGTGGATCTCTACACGGACCGAAAGGCGTACTGCAGCGATCAAGGTAGCCACGAAGTTGGAACTGCATGGCGGCGCCGAAGCCATGACCAACCGAAAGCCGATGGAAGCGGGgccctccgccgctgcgtcgcgaGCGTCGAGGACGGCAACGGCCAAGACGTCGAAGGAAAAGACTTTCGCTACCGCTGCAGTGAAGGACGTGGATGACACGGCGGCATCCGTGGCACCGTCGGCAccctccagcggcagcgccacatcCAAGGTGCAGCGCAGGAACAGCACCGCTTTGAAGCGGGAACGCAGTCCCAGCCGCGAGTCTTCCACTAGCGAAAGCCATGggagccacagcagcggcggtggcggcgacgtggTGCCTACAACAGGGGAGGCGAGTGGGCACACCACCGAAGTACCACACCCGGCGTCGTACGAAAGGGCCCGTCGGGGAAAAAATACAACTGCGGCTCGCGCGAAGGCGTCCGCGGTGagggcggagaaggcgagtgcctcctctgctgcagccacgACTACCTCGACGAAAGCCGGGCGCGGTGAGGAGCACCGAGGACGCCCTCGTGGCAGCTTCAAGACACCACGCATCAGCCCCCCGGCGATTGAGGATCAGGGGAACTGCGGGCTCGTGAGTGTCGCGCGGAgcagccagcggcggcgtgatGGTGGAGCGCCTTCCACTACCGTCCTCACAGGGGCCTCGTCGGAGATGGCTGTTCGTGACCAGCGCTTCGATGCGGTCGGCATTGCTgttgcctctcccttccctgaGCTGTTCAAGGATGGCGAGGGTGCAACCCCGTTCGAGTTCCCTGTATCCGAGATTCCGCTACGCCTCACACCGCACGAACGCGCTGTGCGCTCGCGCATTCAACAGCGCATGGGCATGCCTctgccagcgccaccaccacgccgctCTACAGGCCCCATCTCCCGAGACTCCAACATCGACGCACAGTGGCCCACAGTGTATTCATCCTAcaccttcctcctttcctcatTCAGAACAGCGGCATCAACGCAGCGCAGTTATGGCGGCAGGAGTCACGAGCGGCGGGCGATCACCGCTCCCTTTCTCTGGTACGGGCAGGCCATCTCACCTGTTGTGGCGAGTGAGTCGACATCCACCAGCAGTAGCGGTGTCGACTACCGCAGGCCAGCAAGTGGGAAGAcggtagcggtggcagtCACTTCcacgcggcagcgcggccgAAAGCGCAGGATCGAAGGTGGCGTTGATCCAAGTTTGCGTGGTAACGTTCTCTGGCATGATCAGGCCGCATTGGAGCGACTGGTGAATGGGCGGCTGGCACAGGTGGCAGAGTTGGGGCAGGCTGCCGTGTCCCGTGTCGTCGGAGGCGGTCAATCAAAGTACTGTGCTGCATGGTCGGTTATTGCTCATATGAAACAGGAgcaacgcagcggcagcgaggaagaagagaagaatgaTGATGAGGCCCATGctaagagggaggaggcggcggccgtcCCCGCCGTCGGCTCACCAGTACCGCTGACTGGCTCGTCTCCCGTTGTAGCCGCTACCACATCATTTGACAGAGTGTTGAGGACAGGAAAAGACGAAGCTGCCACTGGTGAAgagccgcctctgcctgAGCAGCACCCCAACAATTCAGCGCAGCATGTGCTGTCGCCGCAGACGTCCGACTTTGGTGACCTACCGTATGCCCAGCAGTGTCTTCTTGTGTGGTCCGCCGCAGGACTGCTGGAGCGGCACGCACATCAGCGCCAGATGGCAGCGGCTCGACGGGAGCGCCTCCTGGCGCGGTGCAGCCGCATGGCTACTCGGCGGATGGCTGcccgtgtcgctgccgtcatgCAGAGCGGCATTACGGACGGGGATGGGTGCGGCAATGCTGAGGATGTTGCCACACAACTGGCTGGCGAGCTCGGGGGAAGCGATGTAGACAGCAATAGCGGTgcgagtgaagaggagagcaatGTGtcggaggaagaaagagctGTAGCGGAGAAGGCATGCAGCTGCCTTCTTGGGCGGCCGAGCAAGGCTTCACGCAAGGCCGAAGTCGAGGAACACCCCAGTCACCTCGGGCGTACGAGTAACCAGTCTACGACttcgcgctcctcctctgccgcctcgtcgtccaCGTCCTCGGAGGAGCGTCTCTGTCGTTCCATACGCCCGCTACCACGCCGTGTATATGATTACTGGGCCGCCTATCGGAGTGCCAGTGACAGTgggtga
- a CDS encoding hypothetical protein (TriTrypDB/GeneDB-style sysID: LpmP.26.2130.B~disrupted due to non-sequenced internal amino acid repeat), producing the protein TSCTAAEEAAVAGAYETGDGESCNLGASVNGVCDKFCERSVWGGGFSVSWSCRADEEAGVVLCSYRCGVPEVAVDAVGRVVSVCAVFPDLSLSVCGEERVVGAVFSEFCGIRRGVVVDSEHVLRCPGWSGYLLAYASQLRELVIADVCATLDCAAVCVRNVHMYACAAGVATRDNDGVAQQSEDDVLRITVDVIQEATSALHPLGGVRPVIDGCRFPYLQQWRRSRDEWRLSGDGVLYDAGSSNSAVTMLFGSMKGDASDAGERGVVLPLWAYSVRDAAPISSRPSMVVRSRLAFPRVADLPEGRNSNACSFDLNWNVHHDRVLADLEKRDSADGLMESDLLQEVRMCQLTASMQGASRLSPMQPSRLTALQMATPFVTEEIMVQENGRAHGLLASRSSATPLMAPTETLRMVSRHTEMAASPKEARPETKRKGFLFWKRKQK; encoded by the coding sequence AGACTtcgtgcaccgccgccgaggaggcCGCAGTGGCGGGGGCGTATGAAACTGGTGATGGGGAGAGCTGTAATTTGGGAGCGAGTGTTAACGGCGTGTGTGATAAATTCTGTGAGAGGAGCGTTTGGGGAGGTGGTTTTTCTGTGAGTTGGAGTTGTAGAGCTGATGAAGAAGCCGGGGTCGTTTTGTGTAGCTATCGATGTGGTGTACctgaggtggcggtggatgcGGTTGGGAGGgtggtgagtgtgtgtgctgtaTTTCCTGACTTATCGCTGAGCGTGTGTGGCGAAGAAAGGGTTGTTGGGGCGGTATTTAGCGAGTTTTGTGGCATCCGTCGCGGTGTGGTTGTAGACAGTGAGCATGTTTTGAGATGCCCTGGCTGGTCTGGGTACTTACTCGCATATGCCTCACAATTGCGCGAATTGGTCATTGCGGATGTTTGCGCCACGCTGgactgcgctgcggtgtgtgttCGGAATGTGCACATGTacgcgtgcgctgctggagtAGCGACGCGTGACAATGACGGTGTAGCTCAGCAAAGCGAGGATGATGTATTGCGCATAACAGTGGACGTTATTCAGGAGGCGACGTCGGCACTGCATCCGCTCGGCGGGGTGCGGCCTGTGATTGACGGCTGCCGATTTCCGTATCTTCAACAATGGCGGCGTAGTCGTGACGAGTGGCGGCTCAGCGGTGACGGAGTGCTGTATGACGCAGGGTCGTCGAATTCGGCTGTTACGATGCTCTTCGGCAGCATGAAAGGCGACGCGAGTGATGCTGGAGAGCGTGGGGTAGTACTGCCGTTGTGGGCGTACTCTGTCAGAGACGCGGCGCCGATTTCCTCGCGGCCTTCTATGGTGGTGCGATCCCGACTTGCGTTCCCGCGAGTGGCCGACTTGCCGGAGGGGCGAAACAGCAACGCATGCAGCTTTGACTTGAACTGGAATGTTCACCATGACAGAGTTCTGGCCGATCTCGAAAAGCGTGATTCAGCCGACGGGTTGATGGAATCGGATCTGCTGCAAGAAGTCCGCATGTGTCAACTCACCGCTTCAATGCAGGGCGCATCACGACTATCGCCGATGCAGCCCTCACGATTGACGGCCTTGCAGATGGCAACACCGTTCGTCACTGAGGAGATCATGGTGCAGGAGAATGGAAGGGCGCACGGCTTGTTAGCTTCTCGTTCCTCTGCTACCCCGCTCATGGCGCCCACAGAGACGCTCAGGATGGTGTCGCGGCACACTGAGATGGCGGCCTCGCCGAAGGAGGCGCGGCCCGAGACGAAGCGGAAGGGATTCCTCTTTTGGAAGCGCAAGCAGAAGTGA
- a CDS encoding hypothetical protein (TriTrypDB/GeneDB-style sysID: LpmP.26.2150), which yields MLHFLTGVYNSLFSTPEYNVLIVGRESAGKSTLLEQLKFLYTPATQQREAEAISHLNSQQQQQAPLSADHSSSNGDAKAIHERVDTVADSSATSAQQHQQRKQLLPSGTLLPATAVHLAQKGIRPTVGLNYAVVQHSFSPLVVTVTLKKPQLSSQTVAPLPLPPKDLLAEQRAHQQAVMAKAPSDAFTRVVLRDLGGQTALRDLWEKYYAQSQGIVYVIDSTLPFRVLRESPASPLRDHFTQHELKEVYKQDRELLARLLQHPLLHNVPMLLLSNKTDEVSHISLATLQEALQLVELAADPTFYVLQNSGDGGNPSGVLGSQQRLHSSSSGDSTPLSHLSDAAAPPVGTSPSRYCTRSEEAQLRVGRSGFGKITMRVVEVSALDGVGVAGAMDWLVAQLLHRARDVDDDA from the coding sequence ATGCTGCACTTTCTGACGGGTGTGTACAACAGCCTATTTAGCACCCCGGAGTACAATGTGCTGATTGTCGGCCGCGAGAGCGCTGGCAAGTCTAccctgctggagcagctcaAGTTCCTCTACACTCcagccacgcagcagcgcgaggcggaggcaatATCTCACCTGAAcagtcagcagcagcagcaggcgcccTTGTCGGCAGACCACTCCAGCAGCAACGGAGATGCGAAGGCGATCCACGAAAGAGTAGACACCGTGGCGGACTCATCCGCAACatctgcacagcagcaccagcagcgtaAACAGTTATTGCCGTCTGGCACTCTACTTCCCGCCACGGCAGTCCACCTGGCGCAGAAGGGTATTCGTCCAACCGTGGGGCTCAACTACGCtgtggtgcagcacagcttTAGTCCCCTCGTCGTGACTGTTACACTGAAGAAGCCCCAGTTGTCATCGCAGACTGTTGCCCccctgccgttgccgccgaAGGATCTGCTGGCCGAGCAACGCGCCCACCAGCAGGCTGTGATGGCGAAGGCCCCGAGCGATGCCTTCACACGTGTGGTGCTGCGGGACCTCGGTGGCCAAACTGCGTTGCGCGACCTCTGGGAGAAGTACTACGCGCAGAGTCAAGGGATCGTGTACGTTATTGACAGCACACTTCCCTTCCGCGTTCTGCGTGAGTCGCcggcatcgccgctgcgtgATCACTTCACCCAACACGAGTTAAAGGAGGTGTACAAGCAGGACCGTGAGCTACTCGCGcgactcctgcagcaccccctGCTGCACAACGTcccgatgctgctgctgagcaacAAGACAGACGAGGTGTCCCACATATCGCTCGCAACCTTGCAGGAAGCGCTCCAGCTGGTCGAGTTAGCGGCCGATCCCACTTTCTATGTACTGCAGAAtagcggcgatggcggcaaTCCCAGCGGGGTACTTGGGAGTCAACAAAGGCTacatagcagcagcagcggtgataGCACTCCTTTATCACACCTTTctgatgccgctgcaccgcctgtAGGTACGTCACCTTCACGTTACTGCACCCGCTCAGAGGAAGCGCAGCTCCGAGTGGGACGGAGCGGCTTCGGTAAAATCACCATGCGAGTGGTGGAGGTGAGTGCGCTTGATggagtgggggtggcgggggCCATGGACTGGCTGGTagcccagctgctgcaccgcgcacGAGATGTGGATGACGATGCCTAG